In Vigna angularis cultivar LongXiaoDou No.4 chromosome 8, ASM1680809v1, whole genome shotgun sequence, the DNA window ACGGGTGTGACACCTGCCTAAACCACGTTATGTATCCATCAACACACGCATGTGGCTCATGAGCTTCAATGACACTAGTAATGGCATGTTCTACATACCGCAACCAATTTAGATCAATTCTAGGAATGTCTGGCATCGGAAGACTATCGGGTGACCGTGGTATGATCTGCTGAAAACCAAATTGACGCAACACGCTTTCAGGTAGATGTCGATGAATCATGTCGCCTAATCGGATCCAACCCGAGTACATAATTATGGCAATGAATGGGCATGTACGTTTGTGCGAAACGTATGGATTCCAGATAACTACATCATAAGTGAGGGCATCCAAAAATGTTCGGCCCTCTGTCAAACTCCAACCCACCCTCGGGGGTATGTATCGTGAAGCACGTGGATCAAGTTCTGTGTACCTCTCAAACACTTGCCTCCTTCCCATTGTAGGAAAGTGCTCATGTATTCAACTCTACAAAAAACATTACTTCAATTGTGGGATTCATTgtcaaacaatattaaaataaacttagaaGATGGTAATGTACCTTGGAATATCCAGCTATCTGTCTGACCTCACTGAAGCTAGCATCTCCTAGCTGCTCATATGTATGTGCAAGTGTTGCTGCTCCCCAAGCATATCTCGAACAAGCATTCAAGTCTCACAAGAGAAGGAGATACGATACTCGAATTAGAGTCGCACTCTTATTCGTAAAAATTGTGCATCCAAGCAGATGCAACAAGTATGCCCAAGCAGCACACTCCCAACGCTCCTGCTAGATGCACTCCTGGTAGACCTCGCGTAGCCAGCTGAGCCTAACTTTTGGACCACGTGACTGTTTCATCTCAGCTGAAGCTTTAGCGTGGTCCACGCCAAGCAGCTCTATGATATGAGATCGAGCCTCATCATACTCTAACtcctcaacctcacaaaattgTCCCATGATGGGTAGGTGGAGCAAATTCATAACGTCATCTAATGTGACACTCATCTCACCTATCGGTAGGTGGAAAGTATTAGTCTCTACGTGCCACCTCTCCGAAAGGGCAACGATCAATCCATGATCGGCATACTCGTATGAGAGGTTCACTAAACAACCCAACCCCGACATGGAGATATAAGGCTCAATGGCTTCATGATACATTCCAAAATGCTTCAACTTTTTGCCATGGGTGACAACCTTTATCCTCCTTCGATcctaaataaaaacataattatataaaaaaaatgtaacatttattaaacaattaaa includes these proteins:
- the LOC108344400 gene encoding protein MAIN-LIKE 1-like — protein: MVKTRDAYHGEASSFRGEPSSSSRDERRRPMTSAHRRRVEEYHVDVIDEHDYEEQEELLQHGHGQDDYVEEEDIQQQHDCSQEEHEAEGEDEDEDEDEAEDGGFPGGPHDTSLLTHYTQHVAFAIWKGRDRRRIKVVTHGKKLKHFGMYHEAIEPYISMSGLGCLVNLSYEYADHGLIVALSERWHVETNTFHLPIGEMSVTLDDVMNLLHLPIMGQFCEVEELEYDEARSHIIELLGVDHAKASAEMKQSRGPKVRLSWLREVYQECI